In Flavobacterium sp. GSB-24, the genomic window ACGAAAAATCAAATATGTTGCACTTCCAGGGGATTATACAGATGATGGCCAGCCGATTCACGTTCGCGGATTAGCCTCAATATTAAAACAATACACCAAAAAATACGGAATAGAATTCTTCATCACCACAGGAAATCATGATCCAGTCGGACCGTTTGCGCAAGAATCTGGAAAAGAAGATTTCTTAGGAAAAGAAGGCAAAAGTCAGCCCATTTTTAGCAAAGAAGGCCTTTATAAGCCAAATTTAAACACCGAACAGCCAGTAGTTGTTACCGCCGATATTGCTAAAATGGGTTATTTAGGAATCACCGAACAGCTTCAGGATTTTGGTTTTCATTCAAATAAAAAATACAAATTCTGGGCAACGCCTTTTTCTAATTATACTAGTAAAAATTACTCGTTTGAAAAAGCAGCGGAAAGTGCTAAACTGGCAAACCGTGTGTATGAGGTAGCTCCAGGTTACGAAGTTCCAGATGTTAGTTATGTTGTAGAACCTATTGACGGACTTTGGCTAATGGCCATTGACGGAAATGTTTATATACCTAAAAAAAATGTTTCTTCCGAAAAAGATTCTAAAAATTACAACGAAGCCAGTACAGGATATAACAATGTGCTTTCCAATAAAAAACATCTTATAAAATGGGTTGAAACTATTTCGGCTGAAGCCAAGAAACAAGGGAAAACTTTAATAGCTTTCAGTCATTTCCCAATGATTGATTTTAATGATGATGCTTCTGCGGAAATAAAAGAGTTGCTTGGTCCAAACAAATGGCAGTTAAATCGTGTCCCAGTTGAAGAAGTAGCTCAGGTTTTTGCAGATGCAGGGTTGAAGATTCATTTTGGAGGCCACATGCATATCAACGATACGGGAGTTCGGACTTCTGCAAAAGGAAATACTCTGGTTAATATTCAGACACCATCGCTTGCCGCATATATTCCCGCTTATAAATTATTGACTTTCAAAAAAGATAATCTTGTCGATATTCAAACCATTACTATTGACAATGTTTCCAGATACAACGAACTTTTTGATTTATATGAAATGGAATATCAGTTTTTGAAAAGCCAGAATGTCCAAGACATTTGGAATATTGATATTTTAAAAACAAAAAACTATCATGATTTTACCGATTTTCATTTAAAAGAATTAGTTCGCCTTCGATTCTTAAAAGACGATTGGCCTTCTGATTTTAAAGATTTCATTTTGAATGTTTCTGCAAAAGATTTATTGGTTTTGGCCAATATGCAATCTGATCAAGATTTTGATTTTATAATAAAAAATAAAGAACAGTTTCAAACAAAATGGAAAGAAGCTGAAGCTAAATCGCAAAAAATCTTAACTCAGAGTAATTTCAAAAAAGACGCTTTTAATTGGACGGGTTATGATCTTTTAGTAGATTTTTATCGTTTCAGAAGTGCCGATGAATTGGCTCTAGCCGATGTTGGAATTCAAAGAGCAAAAGAATACAAAGTCTTATCCAATTTATTTTTAGAAGGTTCTAAAGCTGATCTTTCAAAAGACACTCCACTACAAAAACAAATGAAATTGTTCCTTATTATTTTCAATAAATTTATGCATGAAGTCCCTGCGGATCATTTTACAGTTGATTTGAAAAATAGCGAAATTAAAAGTGTGAAGTAATTTATTGTAAGAGACGTTTTTTAACGCAAAGAACGCTAAGGTTTACGCAAAGGTCACAAAGGATTTTGAGTATAATTTTATAAATTAAAGTTCGCAAAGCTAATCCCATAATGCTTTGCGAACTTTTTAATTTATAAATTTAGCTTTAAAAAAACTTAGCGCTCTTTGCGTAAACCTTAGCGTTCTTTGCGGTTAAAACAAAAAAAGGCCGTCACAAAAATGACAGCCTTTTCATCACATTAAAACCTAAAATTTAATGTATCTAAACCATTATGGCAAATGGGTTAGTATTATTTTTTAATAAAACGTCTTACCGTTTTGATTCCGTTTTTCTCTACCGAAATTAGATAAATTCCCGTTTTTAAAGTCGAAACATCAATGCTGTTATTGTTTACGGTTTGAGAAAAAACAGTTGCACCACCTTCTGTATTGATGACACTTACATTTCCACCAGAAACCTCTGTGCTGAAGAAAAGCTGACTTTCAGTCGGATTCGGATAAATCTCCAAACTTGCAATTGATTGTTCTGAATTTACAGGAGCAGATTTTGCCGTTGAACCCGATTTTGTAATTCTAAACCAGTTTATATTAAACCCTGTGTTTTGAACATATATCCCGAAATTATACGTTCCAGCATTTACATTTACGGTTTGAGTAATTGTCTGCCAGTTTTGCCATCCTCCTGTATTTGGCACATTTACAGCACCCAACTGAATTGTTCCTGCATTTAAATCAGAGGATAATCTTCCGCCTGTAACAGCACTTGAAACACGATATTCTATTTGATAAGAACCAGAAGTTGGGAAATTAATATTATAATAAGCCATCCAGTCGCCTGTATCGCAATATCCTACGTTTAATCCACCGCCTGTATCGGTTGTTGCTTCGGTTTGAACACCACTCATTGTATTGTAATTTTCGGCTTGAATTAAAGTTCCTGTTGCGGGAGGATTGCTTCCCGAAATTACCTGATTAATTGCTGTCAGTAAAGATTTTGATCCTGTTGCATCCTGAGACAATTCCCAAATCATAACACCTCCTGCGTTCTGAATTGCAAAAGTTGTTTTTTGTTTGATTGTCGGAATTCCGTTGTAATAAATGGTGTTTCCTACTTGATCTAGATTTTCAGCCCCAGGATATTGAGCTACGATATTAGCATAAGAAATTCCTTGATTGGCAGAAGCACCAAAACCATATCCATAAAAAGGAAGTCCGATGATGGCTTTACTTGCAGGCAATCCTCTTCCTGTCCAGTAATTAAACTGATTTACCGCCATACTATAAGGAGAATGCTGTCCTGGATTATTTGGAGCCCAAGGACCAGTTGCATCGTACGCCATGATATTGATCCAGTCGTAAGCTGCAAAAGTAGATGAAGGTACATTGGCACCACCATATCCTTCTGAAAGCGCTGCCGAAATCAATTTGCCATTGGCATGCAGTTTATTGGCAAGAGCAATAACAAATCCGCCGTAATCTCCATTAATTGCTGGGCCTTCTAAATCTACATCGACTCCGTCAAAATTATGAGCGACTACATAGTCGTAGATCTTTTGAATAAAAGCTGTTCTGTTGGCTGGCGTAATCAAATTGAAGTAATTATCGCGAATTGGCCCGCCTTCTGAAACAGATCCTCCGCCCAGCGAAACAAAAACTTTTATATTTTGGGCATGAGCAGCATTTATAATCGTATTACTTCCTGAATTAAAACTCAAATATCCGTTGGCATCAGGATTTTCGAACGCAATATTAATATGCGTTAATTTACTGTATTGAATAGTACTCGAAAAAGCATTCAAATCAATCCAATTCGGAATATAAGCAATGACTTTCTTCTGAGCTGTCGCTAAATTAAAAGCGCCCAAGACTAAAATAATCATGCATTTCTGCAGCATTCTTTTGTAATTGTTTTTCATAATAATTGTTTTAATAGATTAATAAACTCGTAAACATGGGACGGTTATTTGAGTTGCATTTTTTTTATTTTAGATTTCAGACTTTAGATTTTAGATTTGACTTAAAATCCAATTTCGTAGAACTAACACTACCTAATTTATTATCTAAATCTAAAGCCTGAGATCACTTTTTAAAACTATTTTTTTATGAATCGTTTGATCGTTTGTTTGCCCTCTTTTTCAAAAACTATAAAATAGATTCCTTTTCTAAGATGCGAAACATCAAAACTATTGTTGTTGATTTTTTGAGATGCTACAGTAGATCCTGTTTGAGAATCTACAATTTTTACGCTTCCTCCAGAAAGATCTGCTGTTACATAAAGTGTACTTTCAACTGGACTTGGATAAACATTTAAAATTGTTTCGGCTGGTTCTTCCATTGTTTCAACTGAAGCCATTCGTGCTGTTCCTCCCGCTACTTTTGTAATTTTAATCCAGTTGATATTCATTCCAGTATTCTGAATATAGATTCCGAAATTATATGTTCCTGCATTAACATTTACGGTTTGAGAAACGGTCTGCCAGTTCTGCCAACCTCCGGTATTTGGAATATCAACATTTCCTAATACAACTGCTCCAGCATTTAAATCAGATGATAATCTTCCGCCATTGACAGCACTAGCCACTCGGTATTCTATTAAATAAGAACCTGTAGTTGGGAAATTAATGCTATTATACGCTAACCAGTCACCTGTTTCTGTATAACCAACATTTGAACCTCCTCCAGTATCTGTTGTTGCTTCAACTTGAATACCGCTCATCGCTGAATAATCTTCTGCTTGAATTAAAACTGAAGTCTGCGAACTTGTGGCTGGAACTAATTTCCATTGTCCGCAAGTCTGGTTGTTATTATCCCATTGCTGAACGATCGCTCCAGAAGCTGTACTTGCTCCTGCTACCTCAACAATTCTTCCGCTGTGACGGGCAACAATTTTATAATAGCCATCACCAGTTGAAACCAAAATAAACTGCTGATTTGTTGTAGCATTGTACGGATACTGCTCTACTCTTGCGCCATTGGCTTTATTGAAGTTATTGATATCCATTGACATTCCGCTGTGGTTGGCAATGATTTTGTACATTCCGTCTCCTAAATGCGTGAAAGTAAATTTCTGATTGTTACCAGAATTCAAAGCCCCTTGATTGATTCCTGCTCCGTTTGACATGCTGGAATTCCAAACGTCCATGTACAAACCGCTGTTTCTGTTTTGAAGAAAGAAAGTCTGGTTGCCTAAAGTCGTTGTTCCGTTTGCAATAACTCTAATCGAACTTACTTTATCGTTCCAAGTGGTATTCAAACAAGAATTATCAGAATTAATTACGGTTGAAGCTCCTGTAAAATTATCATCTTGATAT contains:
- a CDS encoding metallophosphoesterase, which produces MNSRYTFLHILFFVVFFNNTASAQKVKNLNGTQIAFLSDVHLQDLFGSFLDSDYKGVLNPKTGQYVLLRTMSSQLHSTRIFNENYFAFIAALEDIAKRKIKYVALPGDYTDDGQPIHVRGLASILKQYTKKYGIEFFITTGNHDPVGPFAQESGKEDFLGKEGKSQPIFSKEGLYKPNLNTEQPVVVTADIAKMGYLGITEQLQDFGFHSNKKYKFWATPFSNYTSKNYSFEKAAESAKLANRVYEVAPGYEVPDVSYVVEPIDGLWLMAIDGNVYIPKKNVSSEKDSKNYNEASTGYNNVLSNKKHLIKWVETISAEAKKQGKTLIAFSHFPMIDFNDDASAEIKELLGPNKWQLNRVPVEEVAQVFADAGLKIHFGGHMHINDTGVRTSAKGNTLVNIQTPSLAAYIPAYKLLTFKKDNLVDIQTITIDNVSRYNELFDLYEMEYQFLKSQNVQDIWNIDILKTKNYHDFTDFHLKELVRLRFLKDDWPSDFKDFILNVSAKDLLVLANMQSDQDFDFIIKNKEQFQTKWKEAEAKSQKILTQSNFKKDAFNWTGYDLLVDFYRFRSADELALADVGIQRAKEYKVLSNLFLEGSKADLSKDTPLQKQMKLFLIIFNKFMHEVPADHFTVDLKNSEIKSVK
- a CDS encoding glycosyl hydrolase family 18 protein → MKNNYKRMLQKCMIILVLGAFNLATAQKKVIAYIPNWIDLNAFSSTIQYSKLTHINIAFENPDANGYLSFNSGSNTIINAAHAQNIKVFVSLGGGSVSEGGPIRDNYFNLITPANRTAFIQKIYDYVVAHNFDGVDVDLEGPAINGDYGGFVIALANKLHANGKLISAALSEGYGGANVPSSTFAAYDWINIMAYDATGPWAPNNPGQHSPYSMAVNQFNYWTGRGLPASKAIIGLPFYGYGFGASANQGISYANIVAQYPGAENLDQVGNTIYYNGIPTIKQKTTFAIQNAGGVMIWELSQDATGSKSLLTAINQVISGSNPPATGTLIQAENYNTMSGVQTEATTDTGGGLNVGYCDTGDWMAYYNINFPTSGSYQIEYRVSSAVTGGRLSSDLNAGTIQLGAVNVPNTGGWQNWQTITQTVNVNAGTYNFGIYVQNTGFNINWFRITKSGSTAKSAPVNSEQSIASLEIYPNPTESQLFFSTEVSGGNVSVINTEGGATVFSQTVNNNSIDVSTLKTGIYLISVEKNGIKTVRRFIKK